In Eleginops maclovinus isolate JMC-PN-2008 ecotype Puerto Natales chromosome 10, JC_Emac_rtc_rv5, whole genome shotgun sequence, the following proteins share a genomic window:
- the tmem130 gene encoding transmembrane protein 130: protein MDRKNVLWILMLLPLVALGEAEISDPLTDLENIAGKLVFYQMEGNATYVRDTGELASDIPTETMFELFNPPKNFSLAKFTYTWDLGNGEVIQGTEPVIRYNYSESGNYTLRLKVGGKVTTLSPLLTDVYSTDVQVLDAIKNIEMKGPADYEVSQNTSLAFHVDGSPPIWVCWRFLPNCVPDLTGGCTLTMLYENTLRLNHTFTSTGVHCLDISVRNEISKLQTSFSIYVKRSNNAHMFFILSCAAILIATFSFIAVIACRPRHQNRTQIATSSNAVFLKNNDSEGQSRILFNFHDAQRGEKEPLLLQFGAPYSS from the exons ATGGACAG AAAAAATGTTCTGTGGATCCTGATGCTCCTTCCTTTGGTGGCCCTGGGTGAGGCAGAGATATCAGACCCTCTGACAGATTTGG AAAACATTGCTGGGAAGCTGGTTTTCTATCAGATGGAGGGAAATGCCACCTATGTGAGGGACACTGGGGAACTGGCTTCAGATATTCCCACTGAGACCATGTTCGAACTGTTCAATCCCCCGAAGAATTTCAGCTTGGCAAAGTTCACCTACACCTGGGACTTAGGGAACGG AGAGGTGATCCAGGGCACTGAGCCGGTCATCCGCTATAATTACTCTGAATCTGGGAACTACACACTGCGGCTGAAAGTGGGAGGGAAGGTGACCACATTGTCACCTCTATTAACAGACGTCTACTCCACGGATGTCCAAGTGCTCG ATGCCATCAAAAACATCGAGATGAAGGGGCCAGCAGATTACGAAGTGTCGCAGAACACCAGTTTGGCTTTTCATGTTGATGGAAG tccTCCTATATGGGTGTGCTGGCGTTTCCTGCCCAACTGTGTGCCAGACCTGACGGGCGGCTGCACGCTGACCATGCTGTATGAAAACACGCTGCGCCTGAACCACACCTTCACCTCCACAGGTGTCCACTGCCTGGACATCAGCGTCCGCAATGAAATCAGCAAGCTGCAGACCTCCTTCAGCATTTATGTCAAGAGAAGCA ATAACGCCCACATGTTCTTCATCCTGTCATGCGCTGCCATTCTCATCGCTACCTTCTCCTTCATCGCAGTCATCGCCTGCCGCCCTCGCCATCAAAACAGAACTCAG ATTGCCACTTCCAGTAATGCTGTGTTTCTGAAGAACAACGACTCTGAAGGTCAAAGCAGGATCCTCTTTAACTTCCACGACGCCCAGAGGGGAGAGAAGGAGCCGCTCCTCCTGCAGTTTGGAGCTCCGTACTCTTCTTAA
- the nptx2b gene encoding neuronal pentraxin-2b yields the protein MFLLLCGLLCLCALGCAQLATNGQLDDGKRYICRAIPLSGDPTCPVTLLPELNVGGQEEELRNTVMQLRETILQQKETISKQIGTINELTTKLSLCASTTDDRKYDKGASWGKEKQNTMGDVPRDPNDSIDSLGKTMQGLKDRLENLEQQQLRANVSGASFPSELRDLLQRRLGELEKQLLKKVSTLEEEKSMLSNATAAYRLKTESTLSALVDRISELEKGGGDFKSPEQFKLSLPQRTNYLYGRVTKTLPEMYAFTLCMWIKSSASPGIGTPFSYGVPGQANEIVLIEWGNNPIELLINDKVAQLPLEVRDGKWHHICIAWTTRDGQWDAYQDGGKLGSGDNLAAWHPIKPGGVIILGQEQDVVGGRFDAGQAFVGELSQVNIWDRVLKPVEIQSMANCSSYIPGNVISWLAANVEVFGRGAFKRPLETCQERLPNA from the exons ATGTTTTTACTCTTGTGCGgattgctgtgtttgtgtgcgctgGGCTGCGCTCAGTTAGCCACTAATGGACAGTTGGACGATGGAAAGCGGTACATCTGCCGCGCAATTCCCCTCAGCGGAGATCCCACCTGCCCGGTGACATTGTTACCCGAGCTAAACGTGGGGGGCCAGGAAGAGGAACTCAGAAACACCGTCATGCAGCTCCGAGAGACAATTCTACAGCAGAAAGAAACGATTTCCAAACAGATAGGCACCATCAACGAGCTCACCACCAAGCTGTCCCTCTGTGCCTCAACCACCGACGATAGGAAGTACGACAAGGGGGCTTCCTGGGggaaagagaagcaaaacacaATGGGGGATGTTCCCAGGGATCCAAATGACTCCATCGACAGTCTCGGGAAAACCATGCAAGGGCTGAAGGACCGGTTGGAAAATTTGGAG CAACAGCAGCTGCGGGCCAACGTATCGGGAGCGTCGTTCCCCAGCGAGCTCCGGGACCTCCTGCAGCGTCGCCTCGGGGAGCTGGAGAAGCAGCTCCTGAAGAAAGTCAGCaccctggaggaggagaagagcaTGCTGTCCAACGCCACGGCCGCCTACAGGCTGAAGACGGAGAGCACTCTGAGCGCTCTGGTGGACAGGATCAGTGAGCTGGAGAAAG GAGGGGGAGACTTCAAGTCCCCAGAGCAGTTTAAGCTGTCCCTCCCCCAGCGGACCAACTACCTGTACGGCCGCGTCACCAAGACCCTCCCGGAGATGTACGCTTTCACGCTCTGCATGTGGATCAAGTCCAGCGCCAGTCCTGGCATCGGGACGCCCTTCTCCTATGGTGTGCCGGGCCAGGCTAACGAGATTGTGCTGATCGAGTGGGGCAATAACCCGATAGAGCTGCTCATCAATGACAAG GTCGCCCAGCTACCTTTGGAGGTACGGGATGGGAAGTGGCACCACATCTGCATCGCCTGGACCACACGGGACGGCCAATGGGACGCCTACCAAGACGGAGGCAAGCTGGGAAGCGGGGACAACCTGGCAGCCTGGCACCCGATCAAACCCGGGGGGGTCATCATCCTGGGGCAGGAGCAG GACGTGGTGGGCGGGCGCTTTGATGCCGGACAGGCCTTCGTGGGCGAGCTGAGTCAGGTGAACATTTGGGACCGCGTCCTGAAGCCGGTGGAGATCCAGTCCATGGCTAACTGCAGCTCTTACATCCCCGGGAACGTGATCTCCTGGCTTGCAGCCAACGTGGAAGTGTTTGGGAGGGGAGCGTTCAAGCGACCCTTGGAGACGTGTCAGGAGCGCCTGCCTAATGCTTAA